In the genome of Arcobacter sp. CECT 8983, one region contains:
- a CDS encoding response regulator transcription factor, protein MDYSLLKKYTKNMHILFVEDDNDFRKEFKELLLDIFPKVTTAIDGDDGFNKYIEYHKENNSFYSLVISDIKMPNVDGVQLVESIYKINENQKIVILSARNEFKYLLPLVNLGIHQFFTKPIEYSTFLNDIFELSSQIYHENLNQNNDVLRINEFITWDKNKKKLMQNDKIVELTKNEIRFVTAMLSNNGKVCTVDELINTIWFEEFDLNPDITHLKSLIYRLRKKVPELHIKNIYGMGYTFESE, encoded by the coding sequence ATGGACTATAGTTTATTAAAAAAATATACTAAAAATATGCATATACTTTTTGTGGAAGATGATAATGATTTTAGAAAAGAATTTAAAGAGTTACTTCTAGATATCTTTCCAAAAGTTACTACTGCTATTGATGGTGATGATGGTTTTAATAAATATATAGAATATCATAAAGAAAATAATAGCTTTTATAGTTTGGTTATCTCTGATATAAAGATGCCAAATGTAGATGGAGTACAGTTAGTTGAGTCCATTTATAAAATAAATGAAAATCAAAAGATAGTAATTTTGTCTGCAAGAAATGAATTTAAATATTTATTACCTTTAGTAAATCTTGGTATTCATCAATTTTTTACTAAGCCAATAGAATATTCTACTTTTTTAAATGATATTTTTGAGTTAAGTAGTCAAATTTATCATGAAAATTTAAATCAAAATAATGATGTCTTGAGAATAAATGAATTTATAACTTGGGATAAAAATAAGAAAAAACTTATGCAAAACGATAAAATAGTTGAATTAACTAAAAATGAAATACGTTTTGTAACTGCAATGCTAAGTAATAATGGAAAAGTATGTACGGTTGATGAACTTATAAATACTATTTGGTTTGAGGAGTTTGATCTAAACCCAGATATTACACATCTTAAAAGCCTTATTTATAGACTAAGAAAAAAAGTACCAGAACTACATATCAAAAATATTTATGGAATGGGATATACCTTCGAAAGTGAATAA